The following proteins come from a genomic window of Flavobacteriales bacterium:
- a CDS encoding succinate dehydrogenase/fumarate reductase iron-sulfur subunit yields MNLTLKVWRQKDGKAKGALESYELKDVSPDSSFLEMMDMLNEQLITEGKDPVAFDHDCREGICGMCSLYINGEAHGPGRLITTCQLHMRSFKDGETIYIEPFRSAAFPVIKDVMVDRSAFDRIQQAGGFVSVNTSGNTQDANALPIPKDDADKAFDAATCIGCGACVATCKNSSAMLFVSAKVSQLALLPQGKVEAKARVLNMVKQMDEEGFGNCTNTGACEVECPKGISLENIARMNREYLSASLTSED; encoded by the coding sequence ATGAATTTGACACTCAAAGTCTGGAGACAGAAAGACGGAAAAGCTAAAGGTGCGCTGGAGTCGTACGAGCTGAAGGACGTTTCGCCTGATTCATCTTTCTTGGAAATGATGGACATGCTCAATGAGCAGCTCATCACCGAAGGAAAAGACCCTGTGGCGTTCGACCACGATTGTCGTGAAGGAATCTGTGGCATGTGCTCGCTATACATCAATGGAGAAGCGCACGGACCAGGTCGATTGATCACTACGTGCCAGTTGCACATGCGTTCGTTCAAGGATGGCGAAACCATCTACATTGAGCCATTCCGTTCGGCTGCGTTCCCAGTTATCAAGGATGTGATGGTTGATCGTAGCGCGTTCGATCGTATTCAGCAAGCAGGGGGTTTCGTGTCTGTGAACACATCAGGAAACACGCAGGATGCGAACGCACTTCCAATTCCGAAGGATGATGCAGACAAGGCTTTCGATGCTGCAACTTGTATCGGTTGTGGTGCTTGTGTTGCTACTTGCAAAAACTCCTCGGCCATGCTGTTTGTTTCTGCCAAGGTTTCTCAGTTGGCCTTGTTGCCACAAGGAAAAGTGGAAGCCAAAGCACGTGTTCTGAACATGGTGAAGCAGATGGACGAAGAAGGCTTCGGAAACTGTACCAACACAGGCGCTTGCGAGGTGGAATGTCCGAAAGGAATCTCCTTGGAGAACATTGCCCGGATGAACCGAGAATATCTTTCAGCTTCACTTACGAGCGAGGACTGA